One region of Desulfitobacterium chlororespirans DSM 11544 genomic DNA includes:
- a CDS encoding HU family DNA-binding protein → MNKADLVAAVAEKAEVSKKDAEKAVNAVFASIEEALAKNEKVQLVGFGTFEVKDRAERTGRNPQTKEAIVIPASKVPGFKAGKALKDAVQQ, encoded by the coding sequence TTGAATAAGGCTGATTTAGTGGCTGCTGTTGCAGAAAAAGCTGAAGTATCTAAGAAGGATGCTGAAAAGGCGGTCAACGCTGTTTTTGCTTCAATCGAAGAAGCATTGGCAAAAAACGAGAAGGTTCAATTAGTTGGTTTCGGTACTTTTGAAGTGAAAGATCGTGCTGAACGTACCGGCAGAAATCCTCAAACCAAAGAAGCTATTGTTATTCCGGCTTCCAAGGTTCCTGGATTTAAAGCAGGAAAGGCTTTAAAAGACGCTGTTCAACAATAG
- a CDS encoding RNA-binding S4 domain-containing protein, whose amino-acid sequence MRIDKYLKVSRLIKRRTVAKDICEGEKIRLNGRIAKPSAEVKPGDIVTLEMARHLLEVRVLSTPNSAKANEAHLLYEVLKDEKRGGQEES is encoded by the coding sequence ATGCGAATTGATAAGTATTTGAAAGTTTCCCGGTTGATTAAACGCCGAACGGTGGCTAAAGATATCTGTGAAGGAGAAAAGATCCGGCTTAATGGCCGGATTGCCAAGCCGTCGGCAGAAGTCAAGCCAGGGGATATCGTGACCCTGGAGATGGCCCGCCACCTTCTGGAAGTGCGGGTTCTTTCCACGCCTAACAGTGCCAAGGCCAATGAGGCTCATCTGCTTTATGAGGTGTTGAAGGATGAGAAGCGCGGGGGGCAAGAGGAGAGCTGA
- the yabP gene encoding sporulation protein YabP — translation MEKNPSNHRLAMDNRQFLSLTGVSKVQSFDPKEILLETIQGVLSIKGEKLGIKHLDLKAGQVEVEGLIDALVYPRNSGSRKNVWAKIFR, via the coding sequence ATGGAAAAAAATCCATCCAATCACCGGCTGGCCATGGATAATCGGCAATTCCTTTCGTTAACAGGGGTATCCAAAGTGCAGTCCTTTGATCCGAAAGAAATTTTGTTGGAAACCATTCAAGGGGTACTGAGCATTAAAGGGGAGAAATTAGGCATTAAGCATCTGGATCTCAAGGCCGGGCAAGTGGAGGTAGAGGGGCTGATCGATGCTTTAGTATATCCCCGCAATTCTGGATCGAGGAAAAATGTTTGGGCAAAAATCTTCCGTTAG
- the yabQ gene encoding spore cortex biosynthesis protein YabQ translates to MSDFEALIWVVAAGAAVGFVFDFYRSLRKWLGWGKVMTVVGDLIFSAAALFLLFKFFLKANHLDFRFYIVWGSVLGLFLYTRILSRITLWLFFKCYRFIEACLGLILLVLKFPFKVLAVLMRPPYAVLRWFSLLVFRIAEAFLGKPLTKTRKTMISFWERLFPPRTNG, encoded by the coding sequence ATTTCTGACTTTGAAGCCTTAATTTGGGTCGTTGCAGCCGGTGCGGCGGTGGGCTTTGTTTTTGATTTTTATCGCTCCCTGCGCAAATGGCTGGGCTGGGGAAAAGTAATGACTGTGGTCGGAGATTTGATCTTCTCTGCTGCGGCCTTGTTCCTGCTTTTTAAGTTTTTTTTAAAGGCCAATCATTTGGATTTTCGGTTTTATATTGTGTGGGGAAGTGTGTTGGGGCTGTTTCTTTATACGCGAATCCTCAGCAGGATAACCCTTTGGCTGTTCTTTAAATGCTACCGCTTCATTGAAGCGTGCCTGGGACTTATTCTGCTGGTGTTGAAGTTCCCCTTTAAAGTACTGGCTGTACTCATGAGGCCTCCCTACGCTGTTTTGCGTTGGTTTAGTCTCCTGGTTTTTCGTATAGCAGAGGCTTTCCTTGGCAAACCTTTAACAAAAACCCGCAAAACAATGATAAGTTTTTGGGAACGCCTCTTTCCGCCTAGGACTAATGGGTAA
- a CDS encoding sigma factor-like helix-turn-helix DNA-binding protein yields the protein MHLEIRGLEKLSFRERQAVILKESGKSQEQIAKKLHLSPSSVATLLNRAKGKGYEIVCIIPEAELGLGGFDFDEEESDN from the coding sequence GTGCATTTAGAAATTCGGGGGTTGGAAAAGCTGAGCTTTAGGGAACGGCAAGCCGTTATCTTAAAGGAAAGTGGAAAGTCACAGGAACAGATTGCCAAGAAATTGCACCTCAGCCCCAGCTCCGTGGCAACCCTGCTTAATCGGGCTAAGGGGAAGGGCTATGAGATTGTGTGCATTATTCCGGAAGCTGAACTTGGTCTAGGAGGGTTTGATTTTGACGAAGAAGAGTCCGACAACTAA
- a CDS encoding FtsB family cell division protein, whose product MILTKKSPTTKESRPKTRKQPFRPLSKLVVLFAFCALLSSAYQLYELRKEVNQSIAQLNQEKENLFQQQKLLEEEILQLNTPSYIEQLAREQLGLVRKGEIRIAPKME is encoded by the coding sequence TTGATTTTGACGAAGAAGAGTCCGACAACTAAAGAGTCCCGCCCCAAGACCAGAAAGCAACCTTTTCGGCCTTTGTCCAAGCTTGTCGTCTTGTTTGCCTTTTGTGCATTACTGAGTTCCGCTTATCAGCTTTATGAACTCCGTAAAGAAGTAAATCAGAGCATTGCCCAGCTCAACCAAGAGAAGGAGAATTTGTTTCAGCAGCAAAAACTTCTTGAGGAAGAGATTCTGCAGTTGAATACTCCCAGTTATATTGAACAACTGGCCAGGGAGCAATTAGGGTTAGTCCGTAAGGGTGAAATTCGCATTGCGCCCAAAATGGAATAA
- a CDS encoding S1 RNA-binding domain-containing protein: MAIAVGTIVEGVVTGITNFGAFVELPEKVTGLVHISEVADAYVKDVRDYLKEQDRVKVKVIHVDEKGKIGLSIKQANPSPKNTTRERRQPTVSFEDKLAKFIKDSDERQLEFRRATESKRGGRGSSRY, encoded by the coding sequence ATGGCCATTGCGGTTGGCACTATAGTTGAGGGTGTAGTAACGGGAATTACCAATTTCGGTGCTTTTGTGGAATTACCCGAGAAAGTCACAGGCCTCGTGCATATCTCAGAAGTTGCGGATGCATATGTTAAAGATGTTAGGGACTACTTGAAGGAACAAGACCGTGTTAAGGTCAAAGTTATCCATGTCGATGAAAAAGGGAAAATTGGTCTATCGATTAAACAGGCTAATCCGAGTCCGAAAAATACGACGCGGGAACGTCGCCAGCCAACCGTATCCTTTGAAGATAAATTAGCCAAGTTTATTAAGGATAGCGATGAACGGCAACTGGAATTCCGTCGTGCCACAGAATCCAAGCGCGGGGGAAGAGGATCAAGCCGATACTAG
- a CDS encoding SpoIIE family protein phosphatase codes for MVRGEVMAEWATLKTKQGLRKEKLTLEGHFWPFLLGLLIARGSILGLYPFGIAFGAALMLHGRKGTMMGLLGVTAGVSSLFLKDLASGLQILLTLLILSLFVPRLRGNKRESLYLGISTALVTGCVALAVLSFGQFEVPLGMQAAVLGILNGGLAVVFRFALRYQDAVWRGNFTREQGMAWLLILIGVLSGLHGVMFKGINFSVVVLSFFILFIAQRFGAGAAAGVGAMLGFLPQLEFNPQNLMAAGIYGLAGFGTGAFQKLGKLGLGVAFMSITLMFTVYLQPEVLYSQLLSSGIGLLLFLLFPSTTSQHDFLKDKPMPEVESTVTKVKTVAEIFDQIAYSAQAAEAEVGKSKPEIPELMNVLVERVCKNCPTLDTCWTREFYRTYHLLFNLFEWVEREEEKVDVQNLPVEWKRHCGKLKEMLLGVQFIMEHEKSIESWRSRLTANQEALARQFQSVSQVIGHLAKELNARHNVEQVKPASLARRRKQFLDVGVASFTKKGNSISGDNYASLAFAPTQHAFIVSDGMGVGEGAAKMSSTALNLLEQLLTTGFEPESAIQALNSILVLRSPEESFVTLDIGILDCESDDLKLIKVGACPSYIVREDKVHMFQSSSLPVGILNHVEIPVIEEKLRPEEYLVLVTDGIQDILKDGKDWLKRFLDRQHPQAAQELAEAIVQEARDMSGNDLADDGIVLVVKKNIFH; via the coding sequence ATGGTAAGAGGTGAGGTCATGGCGGAATGGGCGACGTTGAAAACTAAGCAGGGATTGCGCAAGGAAAAATTGACTTTAGAGGGACATTTTTGGCCTTTTTTATTAGGTTTGCTGATAGCTCGGGGAAGTATTCTGGGGTTATACCCCTTTGGGATAGCCTTTGGCGCAGCCTTAATGCTTCATGGGCGCAAAGGGACCATGATGGGATTGCTGGGGGTGACGGCGGGAGTAAGCTCCCTGTTCCTGAAGGATTTGGCATCCGGGCTGCAGATTCTACTGACTCTGCTCATTCTGAGCCTTTTCGTGCCCCGGCTGCGCGGCAACAAGCGGGAGAGCCTTTATCTCGGTATTTCCACAGCCCTTGTGACGGGGTGTGTTGCCCTGGCGGTGTTGAGTTTTGGACAATTTGAAGTCCCGCTGGGAATGCAAGCGGCAGTGCTCGGCATTCTTAATGGCGGTCTGGCGGTTGTTTTCCGGTTTGCTTTGCGCTATCAGGATGCGGTCTGGCGGGGAAACTTTACCCGTGAGCAGGGAATGGCCTGGTTGCTCATTCTCATCGGGGTATTGAGCGGGCTGCATGGCGTCATGTTTAAAGGGATTAACTTTTCGGTAGTGGTTCTGAGCTTTTTTATTCTTTTTATTGCCCAGCGTTTTGGTGCGGGGGCGGCAGCTGGAGTGGGGGCTATGTTGGGCTTTCTCCCTCAGTTGGAGTTTAATCCCCAGAATTTGATGGCTGCCGGAATTTACGGTTTGGCCGGTTTTGGCACCGGAGCTTTTCAGAAGCTGGGAAAACTGGGTCTGGGTGTGGCCTTTATGAGCATTACCCTGATGTTCACGGTCTACCTCCAGCCAGAGGTGCTTTATTCCCAGTTATTATCATCAGGCATTGGCCTGTTGCTTTTTTTACTTTTTCCCAGCACCACTTCCCAACATGATTTTTTAAAGGACAAGCCGATGCCGGAAGTAGAGTCCACGGTGACCAAGGTCAAGACCGTCGCGGAGATTTTTGATCAGATTGCCTACAGTGCTCAGGCGGCTGAGGCTGAAGTAGGAAAATCCAAACCGGAGATTCCGGAGCTGATGAATGTTTTAGTGGAAAGAGTCTGCAAAAATTGCCCCACCCTGGACACCTGCTGGACCCGGGAGTTTTATCGGACCTACCACTTGCTGTTCAATCTCTTCGAATGGGTAGAACGGGAAGAAGAAAAAGTCGATGTTCAGAATCTTCCTGTGGAATGGAAGCGTCATTGCGGGAAACTTAAAGAAATGCTGCTGGGGGTCCAGTTTATTATGGAGCATGAAAAAAGCATAGAATCCTGGCGCTCCCGGCTGACGGCCAATCAGGAAGCCTTGGCCCGTCAATTCCAAAGTGTTTCCCAAGTTATCGGGCATCTGGCCAAGGAACTTAATGCCCGCCACAATGTGGAGCAGGTCAAACCGGCCAGCCTGGCCCGGCGGCGCAAGCAATTTTTGGATGTGGGAGTGGCCTCTTTTACAAAGAAGGGAAACAGCATATCCGGAGACAATTATGCCTCCTTGGCCTTTGCGCCGACCCAGCATGCCTTTATCGTCAGTGATGGTATGGGAGTAGGAGAAGGGGCGGCCAAGATGAGCTCTACAGCCCTGAATCTGTTGGAACAGCTCCTGACCACAGGCTTTGAACCGGAAAGTGCCATTCAGGCGTTGAATTCCATTTTGGTCCTGCGTTCTCCGGAAGAAAGCTTTGTTACTTTGGATATTGGTATCCTTGATTGTGAGTCCGATGATCTTAAGCTGATCAAAGTGGGGGCCTGCCCTTCCTATATTGTCCGGGAGGATAAAGTCCATATGTTTCAATCCTCCAGCCTGCCGGTAGGGATCTTAAATCATGTGGAGATTCCTGTTATCGAAGAAAAATTACGCCCGGAAGAGTATTTAGTGCTTGTTACGGATGGAATTCAGGATATACTAAAAGATGGGAAGGATTGGTTGAAAAGATTCTTGGATCGCCAGCATCCCCAGGCCGCCCAGGAATTGGCCGAGGCGATCGTGCAGGAAGCGCGGGACATGAGCGGCAATGACCTGGCGGACGACGGGATTGTCCTGGTGGTGAAAAAGAACATTTTTCATTGA